A portion of the Drosophila sechellia strain sech25 chromosome 2R, ASM438219v1, whole genome shotgun sequence genome contains these proteins:
- the LOC6609877 gene encoding uncharacterized protein LOC6609877 — MQYLNYALQTSTRLLTYQGPNQDLYPDQTGVSSAHEEEIKHACCSRGAQLLRLRHRELAKRRALEDQINANQEEAEEDSQDQKEQLPEELDSEQGAVGGEHLHPQPVQ, encoded by the coding sequence ATGCAGTATCTCAACTACGCTCTGCAGACATCCACGCGACTGCTGACGTACCAGGGCCCGAACCAGGATCTCTATCCTGACCAGACAGGAGTATCCTCCGCCCACGAGGAGGAAATCAAGCACGCCTGCTGCAGTCGCGGCGCCCAGCTGCTGAGATTGCGCCACCGAGAGCTGGCCAAGCGACGAGCTCTCGAGGATCAGATTAACGCCAATcaggaggaggcggaggaggactCTCAGGATCAGAAGGAGCAGCTGCCGGAGGAGTTGGACAGCGAGCAGGGAGCCGTCGGCGGGGAGCATCTGCATCCGCAGCCAGTCCAATGA